One genomic window of Paenibacillus xylanilyticus includes the following:
- a CDS encoding xanthine phosphoribosyltransferase: protein MQLLKDKVRQEGIVLSEQVLKVDSFLNHQMDPVLMKEVGKEFIRRFDGENITRVLTIESSGIAPGIMTALELNVPLIFARKQKSLTLTEDILVEKVYSFTKQETNEITVAKKFMQPGDRVLIIDDFLANGEAAFGLARIVEQVGAEVVGIGIVIEKAFQPGGRLLQEAGYRVESLVRIGALSDGQVTFADEEGLN, encoded by the coding sequence ATGCAATTGTTAAAAGACAAAGTAAGACAGGAAGGGATTGTCCTGTCTGAGCAAGTACTCAAAGTGGATTCATTCCTGAATCACCAGATGGACCCGGTTCTCATGAAGGAAGTGGGCAAGGAATTCATCCGCCGGTTCGACGGAGAGAACATTACGCGGGTGCTTACCATAGAATCGTCCGGGATTGCACCGGGGATCATGACTGCACTGGAACTGAATGTGCCGTTGATTTTTGCACGGAAGCAGAAGTCGCTCACACTCACAGAAGACATTCTGGTTGAGAAGGTGTACTCATTTACGAAGCAGGAAACGAATGAAATTACGGTAGCCAAGAAATTCATGCAGCCTGGTGATCGTGTGCTGATCATTGATGATTTTCTGGCAAATGGTGAGGCGGCCTTTGGTCTGGCGCGCATCGTTGAGCAGGTCGGAGCAGAAGTGGTCGGTATCGGAATCGTCATTGAGAAGGCATTCCAGCCGGGAGGCCGCTTGCTTCAAGAAGCAGGATACCGCGTGGAATCGCTGGTTCGCATTGGGGCCCTGTCGGATGGACAGGTCACATTTGCGGATGAGGAGGGCTTGAACTAA